A part of Larkinella insperata genomic DNA contains:
- a CDS encoding carboxymuconolactone decarboxylase family protein, which translates to MPHIQLPEGLPGIRGPMAFSPETAKPLNELANALLQTDDGLSRAERELIATYVSSRNDCFFCQTIHGAVASQYWGDESGEFINAVKENYGLTALSPKLKALLAIAGSVQKGGKHVTTEQVQEAREQGATDKDIHDTVLIAAAFCMFNRYVDGLATWAPENPDLYKFRATKIAEYGYTADDHYMPK; encoded by the coding sequence ATGCCGCACATTCAATTGCCCGAAGGACTGCCCGGTATTCGCGGACCGATGGCGTTCAGCCCCGAGACCGCCAAACCCCTCAATGAGTTAGCCAACGCGCTGTTGCAGACCGACGATGGCCTGAGCCGGGCCGAGCGCGAACTGATTGCCACCTACGTTTCATCCCGGAACGACTGCTTTTTCTGTCAGACGATTCACGGCGCAGTAGCCAGCCAGTATTGGGGCGATGAAAGCGGTGAATTTATCAACGCCGTGAAGGAAAATTACGGTCTGACGGCCCTTTCGCCCAAACTGAAAGCCCTGCTGGCAATTGCCGGAAGTGTGCAGAAAGGCGGAAAACACGTCACTACCGAGCAGGTTCAGGAAGCCCGGGAGCAGGGCGCCACCGACAAGGACATCCACGACACGGTATTGATTGCGGCTGCATTCTGCATGTTTAACCGGTATGTCGACGGACTGGCAACCTGGGCTCCCGAAAATCCCGATCTCTATAAATTCCGGGCGACTAAAATAGCCGAATACGGCTATACGGCCGATGATCATTATATGCCGAAATAA
- a CDS encoding response regulator, translated as MSFSKSKTTPKRLKNARILIIEDNADHMVLIKSAIQKCFTDVEAVTATDEQTAIHYLNECVQTGLRLPQFILLDLYLPERENGWQVLKSIKSLNPEIGQIPVVVFSNSAYHEDITESYDRGVTSYVVKPTDFTEWVEYFQTLKDYWWETVTLPNPQSIY; from the coding sequence ATGAGCTTTTCCAAATCCAAGACAACCCCGAAACGGCTGAAAAATGCGCGAATTTTGATCATTGAGGACAATGCCGATCACATGGTCTTGATTAAAAGTGCCATCCAAAAATGCTTTACTGACGTTGAAGCGGTAACGGCAACTGATGAGCAAACGGCCATTCACTACCTCAATGAATGCGTTCAAACGGGCCTAAGGCTCCCCCAATTTATCTTATTGGATTTGTATTTACCGGAGCGGGAAAACGGCTGGCAGGTCCTGAAATCGATCAAAAGCCTGAATCCGGAAATCGGACAAATCCCGGTTGTTGTGTTCAGCAATTCGGCTTATCACGAAGATATTACGGAATCCTATGATCGGGGAGTCACCTCATATGTTGTCAAGCCAACGGACTTTACGGAATGGGTTGAATATTTTCAGACCTTGAAAGATTACTGGTGGGAAACCGTAACCCTTCCAAATCCGCAATCCATCTACTAA
- the glgB gene encoding 1,4-alpha-glucan branching protein GlgB yields the protein MAKRTTKTQSTSPVATPETQVPAPTSAAPENESYSRLTDFDIYLFRAGKHTRLYEKLGSHVVEVNGIVGTYFAVWAPAARYVSVIGDFNGWNKGSHPLSVRWDSSGIWEGFIPHIGRGEVYKYAITHEGGRELEKGDPFALRWETPPHTASVVWDTWYEWKDDYWMRNRGKFNALNKPMSVYELHLNSWRRDPSEPKRQLSYGEIADALVPYIKEMGFTHIEFMPVMEHPYDPSWGYQITGYFAPTSRFGTPQDFMRLIERLHEENIGVFLDWVPSHFPNDAHGLYEFDGSHVYEHPDPRKGYHPDWKSYIFNYGRNEVRSFLLSNALFWLDRFHADGLRVDAVASMLYLDYSRNHGEWEPNVFGGRENLEAISLFKELNEAVYKEYPDAQTIAEESTAFPGVTRPTYTGGLGFGMKWMMGWMNDTLRYFQRDPYYRRWHQDELTFSTVYAFSENFMLPFSHDEVVYGKKSLVSKMPGDEWQRFANLRLLYTYMFTHPGTKLLFMGSEFGQTSEWKFEGSLDWHLLDYAPHQGVQECMKALNKLYRNEPALYELNFAQEGFDWIDTMDRENSIIVYARKGTRTKEQVVIVLNMTPTPRTDYRVGVPLEGTWVEVFNSDDKAFFGSGLLNPEPLNSQPESWHGRENSIQVSIPPLGAVVLKYQTA from the coding sequence ATGGCTAAACGTACGACAAAAACACAATCCACTTCTCCGGTAGCAACACCGGAAACGCAAGTACCTGCGCCAACTTCGGCAGCGCCGGAAAACGAGTCATATAGTCGGCTTACCGATTTTGACATCTATCTTTTCCGGGCCGGAAAACACACCCGATTATACGAAAAGCTGGGCTCGCATGTGGTGGAGGTGAACGGCATTGTCGGTACGTATTTTGCCGTCTGGGCACCAGCCGCCCGGTATGTGTCGGTCATCGGGGATTTCAACGGCTGGAACAAAGGCAGCCATCCCCTGAGCGTCCGATGGGATAGCTCCGGAATCTGGGAAGGATTCATTCCGCACATTGGCCGGGGTGAGGTCTACAAATACGCCATTACGCACGAGGGCGGTCGGGAACTTGAAAAAGGCGATCCGTTTGCGCTCCGTTGGGAAACACCGCCCCACACGGCTTCCGTGGTCTGGGATACGTGGTACGAATGGAAGGATGATTACTGGATGCGAAACCGCGGGAAATTTAACGCCCTCAACAAGCCCATGTCCGTGTACGAGCTGCACCTGAACTCGTGGCGTCGGGACCCGTCGGAGCCGAAGCGGCAGTTGTCGTACGGTGAGATTGCGGATGCGCTGGTGCCTTACATCAAAGAAATGGGTTTCACCCACATCGAGTTTATGCCCGTCATGGAGCACCCGTACGATCCGTCGTGGGGGTACCAGATTACGGGTTACTTCGCACCGACCAGCCGCTTTGGTACGCCCCAGGACTTCATGCGATTAATCGAACGGCTTCACGAGGAGAACATTGGCGTGTTTCTGGATTGGGTGCCTTCGCACTTTCCCAACGATGCGCACGGTCTTTACGAATTCGACGGTTCGCACGTGTATGAACACCCCGATCCGCGGAAAGGTTACCACCCGGACTGGAAGAGTTATATTTTCAACTACGGGCGCAACGAGGTTCGGTCGTTTCTGCTCAGCAATGCCCTGTTCTGGCTCGACCGGTTTCACGCCGACGGTCTACGGGTGGATGCCGTTGCGTCCATGTTGTACCTCGATTATTCGCGGAACCACGGCGAGTGGGAGCCGAACGTCTTTGGCGGACGGGAAAATCTGGAAGCCATTTCGCTGTTTAAAGAACTCAACGAAGCGGTTTACAAAGAATACCCGGATGCGCAGACCATTGCCGAAGAATCCACGGCCTTCCCGGGTGTGACGCGCCCGACCTATACCGGCGGACTGGGCTTCGGCATGAAGTGGATGATGGGCTGGATGAACGACACGCTGCGCTATTTCCAGCGTGACCCGTATTACCGCCGTTGGCATCAGGACGAACTGACCTTCAGCACGGTTTATGCCTTTTCCGAAAACTTCATGCTGCCGTTTTCTCACGACGAAGTAGTATACGGCAAAAAGTCGCTCGTGAGTAAAATGCCGGGCGACGAGTGGCAGCGGTTTGCCAACCTGCGGCTTTTGTACACCTACATGTTTACGCACCCCGGCACCAAGCTGCTGTTTATGGGCAGCGAGTTTGGGCAAACGTCCGAGTGGAAATTTGAAGGCAGCCTGGACTGGCACCTGCTCGACTACGCTCCTCACCAGGGCGTGCAGGAATGTATGAAAGCCCTGAACAAACTCTACCGCAACGAACCGGCGCTTTACGAGCTGAACTTTGCGCAGGAAGGCTTTGATTGGATTGACACTATGGACCGCGAAAACAGCATCATCGTCTACGCCCGCAAGGGTACCCGGACGAAAGAGCAGGTGGTCATTGTTCTAAATATGACGCCCACGCCCCGTACAGACTACCGGGTTGGCGTGCCGCTTGAAGGAACCTGGGTGGAGGTGTTCAACAGCGATGATAAAGCCTTCTTCGGCAGCGGTCTGCTGAATCCAGAGCCGCTGAATTCGCAGCCGGAAAGCTGGCATGGTCGGGAGAATTCTATACAAGTGTCAATTCCGCCCCTGGGAGCGGTGGTCCTGAAATACCAGACTGCTTAA
- a CDS encoding putative maltokinase, producing the protein MLDLTTSNLTSRYSWETLDQDQDALRFLESTVLPPYLNTCRWFAGKARQQEKFRIAVMHNLALRSDVDTIAFLAVVEVGYTDGETERYLLPLSFLETAQPGSAEVPPKGILTTAEFDQKGGLLVDAIYDERFRLALYANLAGEQVIPQKAGQVRFHRGRGLAEEDAEATVVSRVLPVDSSNSALVFGVPHQPEKYFLKLYRKLFQETNPEVELVSFLTEKSQFSHIPAFAGSIVWEQENTPDITLGMMQLMVENQKDSWSQTGDYLNDFLYAVPNRLFTIREDVFDRVELLGRRTAQMHLALYSPESNDLAFAPEAFTDDYRAFIIRRLEDLLERRYTMVIDNYTKLDPLAQRLAWVFMEAKEMIDEFIDDFRKRPLESLRTRIHGDYHLGQVLATNDDFIIIDFEGEPESSITDRKIKHSPLKDVAGMIRSYHYAVSAKLFGSTETENIDPNHLQRVSERWFNLIRDTYMNAYLETIGNPHPLYKNSNEFNFLLLVYLLEKAVYELGYEISYRPAWVKIPLKGIMDVIQEIEKIRTADPNRASDVPRLQMGLLETKKE; encoded by the coding sequence ATGCTCGATTTAACGACTTCAAACCTAACCAGCCGGTATTCCTGGGAAACGCTGGATCAGGATCAGGACGCGCTACGGTTTCTGGAATCGACGGTGCTGCCTCCGTACTTGAATACATGCCGCTGGTTTGCCGGTAAAGCCCGCCAGCAGGAAAAATTTCGGATCGCGGTGATGCACAACCTGGCGCTCCGGAGCGATGTTGATACGATTGCATTTCTGGCCGTAGTGGAAGTGGGGTATACCGACGGCGAAACCGAACGTTACCTGTTGCCGCTTTCCTTCCTGGAGACGGCTCAGCCCGGCTCAGCGGAGGTGCCGCCCAAAGGCATTCTGACCACGGCCGAGTTTGATCAGAAGGGCGGGTTGCTGGTGGATGCCATTTACGACGAACGGTTCCGGCTGGCGCTGTATGCCAATCTGGCCGGGGAACAGGTTATCCCCCAGAAAGCGGGTCAGGTGCGGTTCCACCGGGGGCGGGGGTTGGCGGAGGAAGACGCGGAAGCCACCGTGGTCAGCCGGGTGTTGCCGGTCGATTCGAGCAACTCAGCCCTGGTGTTTGGCGTGCCCCATCAGCCGGAAAAATATTTTCTGAAGCTTTACCGCAAACTGTTTCAGGAAACCAACCCGGAAGTGGAACTGGTCAGCTTTCTAACCGAAAAAAGTCAGTTTTCTCACATACCGGCCTTCGCCGGAAGCATCGTCTGGGAACAGGAGAATACGCCGGACATCACGCTCGGCATGATGCAGTTGATGGTCGAAAACCAGAAAGATAGCTGGAGCCAGACGGGCGACTACCTCAACGATTTCCTCTACGCGGTTCCCAACCGGTTGTTTACCATCCGGGAGGATGTGTTTGATCGGGTTGAGTTGCTGGGCAGGCGGACCGCCCAGATGCACCTGGCCCTCTACAGCCCCGAATCGAACGATTTGGCCTTTGCGCCGGAAGCTTTCACCGACGACTACCGGGCGTTTATTATCCGGCGGCTCGAAGACTTGCTCGAACGGCGGTATACCATGGTTATTGATAATTACACCAAACTGGACCCGCTGGCGCAGCGGTTGGCGTGGGTGTTTATGGAAGCCAAGGAAATGATCGATGAGTTTATCGATGATTTTCGCAAGCGTCCGCTCGAATCGCTCCGCACCCGGATTCACGGCGATTACCACCTGGGGCAGGTGCTGGCCACGAATGACGATTTCATTATCATCGACTTTGAGGGCGAACCCGAAAGCAGCATTACCGACCGGAAAATCAAGCACTCTCCGCTGAAGGACGTAGCCGGGATGATCCGGTCGTACCACTACGCGGTTTCGGCCAAACTTTTCGGCAGTACGGAAACGGAGAACATCGATCCCAACCACCTCCAGCGGGTTTCGGAGCGCTGGTTCAACCTGATTCGGGATACGTACATGAACGCGTACCTGGAAACCATCGGCAACCCGCATCCTCTCTACAAAAACAGCAATGAGTTTAATTTTTTGCTGCTGGTTTATCTGCTGGAAAAAGCCGTGTATGAACTCGGCTACGAAATCAGCTACCGGCCAGCCTGGGTCAAAATTCCGCTGAAAGGAATCATGGATGTGATTCAGGAAATTGAAAAAATCCGGACGGCCGACCCCAACCGGGCTTCGGACGTTCCGAGGCTGCAAATGGGCTTGTTGGAGACGAAAAAAGAGTAA
- a CDS encoding DUF3179 domain-containing (seleno)protein: MSKLVFFILGILLLAALEVAKVYFIMPMPGSQEADTIDLAYWIHQHIWLLRTLGWLLVAYPTYGLLADHRRGGRRIAVLALLFGYGVVIYLFNFRFLADKMFYQPKETVMLDLRSNKIPVNKVVLGLVVNGQARAYPVQLIGYHHQVRDTVGGEPVMVTYCTVCRTGRVFRPLVGNQPEEFRLVGMDHFNAMFEDKATGSWWRQVSGEAIAGPLKGRQLASLPAEQMTLHAWAERHPQTLVLQPDSAFRKQYTGMEPYERGRSKGDLTRRDSLAWKPKSWVVGVERKKAARAYDWNQLQQQRITNDQLGGTPLVLMVAADSVSFHVWNRTVDGRPLQFVPGSADSFRDTETQSVWNRQGVCLEGPLKGRRLEPIPASQEYLHSWETFHPGTTRYL; the protein is encoded by the coding sequence ATGAGCAAATTGGTCTTTTTCATCCTCGGGATTCTATTGCTGGCGGCTTTGGAAGTCGCAAAGGTGTATTTCATTATGCCCATGCCGGGGAGTCAGGAAGCTGATACGATTGATCTGGCATACTGGATTCATCAGCATATCTGGCTGTTGCGAACGCTGGGCTGGCTGTTGGTGGCTTATCCGACGTACGGGCTGCTGGCGGATCACAGGCGCGGTGGGCGGAGAATTGCCGTGCTGGCGTTGCTGTTTGGCTACGGCGTGGTGATCTACCTGTTCAATTTCCGGTTTCTGGCCGATAAAATGTTTTACCAGCCGAAAGAAACGGTGATGCTGGATCTGCGGAGCAATAAAATTCCGGTGAATAAGGTAGTGTTGGGGCTTGTCGTGAACGGGCAGGCGCGGGCCTACCCGGTGCAGCTCATCGGCTACCATCATCAGGTTCGGGACACGGTGGGCGGGGAGCCGGTGATGGTGACCTACTGCACGGTTTGCCGAACCGGGCGCGTCTTTCGGCCCCTGGTGGGCAACCAGCCGGAAGAGTTCCGGCTGGTCGGTATGGACCACTTCAACGCCATGTTTGAAGACAAAGCCACCGGAAGCTGGTGGCGGCAGGTGAGCGGGGAAGCTATCGCCGGACCGCTGAAAGGTCGCCAACTGGCCAGTTTACCCGCCGAACAAATGACCCTGCACGCTTGGGCCGAACGCCACCCCCAGACGCTGGTGCTTCAGCCGGATTCTGCTTTCAGGAAGCAATACACCGGTATGGAGCCGTACGAACGCGGCAGGAGCAAGGGCGATCTAACCCGGCGCGATAGCTTGGCGTGGAAGCCCAAATCGTGGGTGGTGGGCGTTGAGCGCAAAAAAGCCGCCCGGGCCTACGACTGGAACCAGTTGCAGCAACAGAGAATTACGAACGATCAACTGGGCGGCACTCCGCTCGTGCTGATGGTGGCTGCCGACAGCGTCTCGTTTCACGTCTGGAACCGAACGGTTGATGGGCGGCCGTTGCAGTTCGTGCCGGGCTCCGCTGACTCATTTCGGGATACGGAAACCCAATCGGTCTGGAACCGGCAGGGCGTCTGTCTGGAAGGACCGCTGAAAGGCCGACGGCTGGAGCCGATTCCGGCGTCGCAGGAATACTTGCATTCCTGGGAAACGTTTCATCCGGGTACAACACGGTATTTGTGA
- a CDS encoding alpha-1,4-glucan--maltose-1-phosphate maltosyltransferase, whose product MIPTSRTRTAKSAATAYKLANLPTDGQTRVVIERVTPEIDGGRFPIKAVPGDTIAVQADLFLDGHDKLAARLLYKHTDDVEWSEVPMAFVDNDRWGAAFTVEKQGYYSYTIEGWVDHIASWQHEVHLKVAAGQRLISELKAGAVYVNGMAERAEGDDRSTLEWFTQLLSEAAEEYNEVQYGQAIEFVHGEHFKYLFNQYPERKHPSRYVRELIVEVDRPKAGFSTWYCLFPRSAAPELGPDGLPAHGTFRDVERLLPRLEAMGFDVLYLPPIHPIGQAFRKGKNNNVVAQPGEPGVPYGIGSELGGHTAIHPELGTLDDFKHLIAIARNHGMEVAMDLAIQVSPDHPWAKDHPEWFKKRPDGTIQYAENPPKKYQDIYPVYFETDDWRSLWLEMKETMLTWASWGVRIVRVDNPHTKPFQFWEWLISEVKKQYPDMIFLSEAFTKPKVMQQLAKRGFAQSYTYFTWRNNKHEIQEYLTELTQSEMKHYYRPNFWPTTHDINPYVLQSGHEPQFLIRFLLAATLSSNYGIYGPSFELMEHEQFPGKEEYLNSEKYEIRHWDWNRTNKLTYLIGLVNRIRKENPALQSTNNLTFCRIDDDALMAYLKVSGNNRLLMVINTDGYNRRAGMVQVPTWLMGIRDDQQYSVHDLLTGSHYTWTGQWNYVELDPYLLPMHLFKIEI is encoded by the coding sequence ATGATCCCAACCTCCCGCACCAGAACCGCTAAATCGGCCGCGACGGCTTACAAACTGGCTAACCTTCCCACCGACGGGCAGACCCGCGTCGTTATTGAACGCGTTACGCCCGAAATTGACGGCGGCCGGTTTCCCATTAAAGCCGTTCCCGGTGACACCATTGCCGTACAGGCCGATCTTTTTCTGGATGGACACGATAAACTGGCCGCCCGACTACTGTACAAACACACCGACGACGTGGAATGGAGCGAAGTTCCGATGGCGTTTGTTGACAACGACCGCTGGGGTGCTGCCTTCACGGTCGAAAAACAGGGCTATTATTCCTACACCATCGAAGGCTGGGTTGACCATATTGCGTCCTGGCAGCACGAAGTACACCTGAAAGTGGCGGCTGGTCAACGCCTTATCAGTGAGCTGAAAGCCGGAGCGGTGTATGTCAACGGCATGGCGGAACGGGCTGAAGGTGACGACAGATCGACCCTGGAGTGGTTTACCCAGCTTCTGTCCGAAGCCGCCGAGGAATACAACGAAGTCCAGTACGGTCAGGCGATTGAATTTGTTCACGGGGAACATTTTAAATACTTGTTCAACCAGTATCCGGAGCGGAAGCATCCTTCCCGTTACGTCCGCGAACTGATTGTGGAAGTAGACCGTCCGAAAGCCGGTTTCAGCACCTGGTACTGCCTGTTTCCGCGCTCAGCCGCCCCGGAACTGGGACCCGACGGGCTGCCCGCCCACGGCACGTTCCGGGATGTAGAGCGGCTTTTACCGCGTCTGGAAGCGATGGGTTTTGACGTGCTGTATCTGCCACCGATTCACCCGATCGGCCAGGCCTTTCGGAAGGGAAAAAACAACAACGTGGTGGCGCAGCCCGGCGAACCCGGCGTGCCCTACGGGATCGGTTCGGAGCTGGGCGGTCATACCGCAATTCACCCCGAACTCGGTACGCTTGATGATTTCAAACACCTAATTGCCATTGCCCGCAACCACGGTATGGAAGTGGCCATGGACCTGGCGATTCAGGTATCGCCCGACCACCCGTGGGCGAAAGACCACCCGGAATGGTTTAAAAAACGGCCCGACGGCACGATTCAGTACGCCGAAAATCCGCCCAAAAAATACCAGGATATTTACCCGGTTTATTTTGAAACCGACGACTGGCGGAGTTTGTGGCTCGAAATGAAGGAAACCATGCTGACCTGGGCTTCGTGGGGCGTCCGGATTGTGCGGGTTGATAACCCGCACACAAAACCGTTCCAGTTCTGGGAATGGCTGATTTCGGAGGTCAAGAAGCAATACCCAGATATGATTTTCCTGTCGGAAGCATTCACCAAACCCAAAGTGATGCAGCAACTGGCCAAACGCGGTTTTGCGCAGTCGTACACGTATTTCACCTGGCGCAACAACAAGCACGAAATTCAGGAATACCTCACCGAGCTGACGCAGAGTGAGATGAAGCACTATTACCGCCCGAATTTCTGGCCGACGACGCACGATATCAACCCCTATGTTCTGCAATCGGGCCACGAGCCGCAGTTTCTGATCCGGTTTCTGCTGGCGGCCACGCTGTCGTCCAACTATGGTATCTACGGCCCGTCGTTTGAGTTGATGGAGCACGAACAGTTTCCGGGTAAGGAAGAATACCTGAACTCGGAGAAATACGAAATACGCCATTGGGACTGGAACCGTACCAACAAACTGACGTACCTCATTGGGCTGGTCAACCGCATCCGGAAAGAAAACCCGGCGCTTCAGAGCACCAACAACCTGACGTTCTGCCGCATTGACGACGATGCGCTGATGGCGTATCTGAAAGTAAGCGGCAACAACCGTTTGCTCATGGTGATCAACACTGATGGCTACAACCGGCGGGCGGGCATGGTGCAGGTGCCAACCTGGTTGATGGGCATCCGTGACGACCAGCAGTACAGCGTGCATGACCTGCTTACCGGATCTCATTATACGTGGACCGGTCAGTGGAACTACGTGGAACTTGATCCGTACCTGCTGCCCATGCATTTATTCAAGATTGAAATCTGA
- a CDS encoding response regulator transcription factor translates to MIEEAIQYPALIKYLKGFSNYTWLYYCDGRKVLLSKSLCYFEKKLPSFFRVHKTALVNPHYITDFKAPPGHKMSGSVLLKDDLTLPVSRRRWNQLVDSLQTMMVQTKSADGLLPEQPYGNGEAAGRPVASRRMRQVWVVMADEMKGNLVRQIISEKWPLWRLQVFETVTKLQSALQEEGESEMPAMIILDGNQDKSVRALQAIKRNVRFRFIPTLLLVSAGNSDVAEQSYASGANSVIVLSADLTRFIQAVEKTFRYWLSTATAPYATARLSTALG, encoded by the coding sequence ATGATTGAAGAAGCAATTCAGTATCCGGCATTGATCAAGTATCTGAAAGGGTTCAGTAATTACACTTGGTTGTACTACTGCGATGGCCGCAAGGTGTTGCTTTCCAAGTCGCTCTGCTATTTCGAAAAAAAGCTACCTAGTTTTTTCCGAGTTCATAAGACAGCCTTGGTGAATCCGCATTACATCACGGATTTTAAAGCTCCTCCGGGCCACAAAATGTCTGGATCGGTGCTGTTAAAAGACGACCTGACGCTGCCCGTAAGCCGCCGGCGATGGAACCAGCTGGTCGACTCGCTACAGACAATGATGGTCCAAACCAAATCCGCTGATGGCCTTCTGCCGGAACAGCCCTACGGCAATGGAGAAGCGGCCGGGCGGCCCGTGGCGTCTCGTCGAATGCGGCAGGTCTGGGTGGTAATGGCCGATGAAATGAAGGGAAACCTGGTGCGGCAGATTATCAGCGAAAAATGGCCGCTGTGGCGTCTGCAAGTGTTTGAAACCGTTACCAAGCTACAAAGCGCCCTCCAGGAAGAAGGTGAGTCTGAAATGCCTGCTATGATTATTCTGGATGGAAACCAGGACAAAAGCGTACGGGCGCTGCAAGCGATCAAGCGGAACGTCCGTTTCCGGTTTATTCCGACCTTGTTGCTGGTTTCGGCCGGTAATTCGGATGTGGCGGAGCAGAGTTATGCTTCGGGTGCCAACTCCGTTATTGTTCTTTCGGCCGACCTGACCCGGTTTATTCAGGCGGTGGAAAAAACATTTCGGTACTGGCTTTCAACGGCAACGGCGCCGTACGCAACCGCCCGTTTGTCTACCGCTTTGGGGTAA
- a CDS encoding MFS transporter, producing the protein METMQLPTSRPTTAYRSQVFALCMLVYIFSGTVSTLMSTYLPVVVRDLLGRADSTEFNRVSAYVGATFLYGWMLGGMSFGYFGDRLGRVRSLVGAVLVYGGCTLLTAFAPNWMTVVVLRFAAGFGIGGVLVLTTVIVAEIWPERNRPVALGILAVAFPIGIMLSGLVNYFLPNWRQAFWIGGVPLALSVWIAVFVQETDGWKRVQRQPATAEVSLFDPHYRRSLWLGSLAFGAMLVGLWAIFSWVPTWVQSLVVGDGQKQRGLSMVLMGSGGVVGGILSGFIVKAVGHRRTMLFVFAACFVMAAIVFKTNLVFSPVVYLEIAVLALLFGISQGTMSAYLPDLFPTSLRGRATGFCFNIGRLVTATAVFFIGTLVAALGGYGSAIFAFSGTFVVGFVAIWRGPRSTDNH; encoded by the coding sequence ATGGAAACCATGCAGCTCCCCACCTCTCGGCCGACCACGGCCTACCGCAGCCAGGTTTTTGCGCTCTGTATGCTGGTTTACATCTTTAGCGGAACGGTTTCGACCTTGATGTCTACCTACTTGCCGGTGGTAGTCCGCGACCTGCTGGGTCGGGCCGATTCCACTGAGTTTAACCGGGTCAGTGCCTATGTTGGGGCTACGTTCCTCTACGGCTGGATGCTGGGCGGCATGAGCTTCGGCTACTTCGGCGACCGGCTGGGCCGGGTGCGTTCGCTGGTTGGGGCGGTGCTGGTGTACGGCGGCTGTACGCTGCTGACGGCTTTTGCGCCCAACTGGATGACCGTCGTGGTGCTGCGGTTTGCGGCCGGGTTTGGCATCGGTGGCGTTTTGGTCCTGACAACCGTGATCGTGGCCGAAATCTGGCCGGAGCGCAACCGGCCCGTGGCGCTGGGCATTCTGGCCGTGGCGTTTCCGATTGGCATCATGCTGTCGGGGCTGGTCAATTATTTTCTGCCCAACTGGCGGCAGGCGTTCTGGATTGGCGGTGTTCCGCTGGCGCTGAGCGTATGGATTGCCGTATTCGTGCAGGAGACCGACGGCTGGAAGCGCGTTCAGCGACAACCGGCCACGGCGGAGGTCAGTCTGTTTGATCCCCACTACCGGCGGTCGCTGTGGCTGGGTTCGCTGGCATTCGGGGCCATGCTGGTGGGGCTGTGGGCGATTTTTTCGTGGGTACCAACCTGGGTGCAGAGCCTGGTGGTTGGCGACGGGCAGAAGCAGCGGGGACTTTCGATGGTGTTGATGGGCAGCGGGGGCGTCGTCGGCGGCATCCTGTCCGGTTTTATCGTCAAGGCCGTGGGACACCGGCGCACCATGCTGTTTGTCTTTGCCGCCTGCTTCGTCATGGCCGCCATCGTCTTTAAAACGAATCTAGTATTCTCGCCGGTTGTCTACCTCGAAATTGCGGTGCTGGCCCTGCTGTTCGGCATAAGCCAGGGAACCATGTCGGCTTATCTGCCCGACTTGTTTCCCACGTCCCTGCGGGGCCGGGCCACCGGTTTCTGCTTCAACATCGGTCGGCTTGTGACGGCTACGGCGGTCTTTTTCATCGGTACGCTGGTAGCTGCGCTGGGCGGTTACGGCTCCGCCATTTTTGCTTTTTCCGGGACGTTTGTCGTTGGCTTCGTAGCCATCTGGCGCGGTCCGCGTTCAACTGACAACCACTAA
- a CDS encoding carboxymuconolactone decarboxylase family protein — translation MTTTKTVKFMAHIQVPEGVPGIRSLVMYRPDTGEHLYALAQALLRNESPLSEAERELIATFVSSLNNCNFCAGSHAAAARFLFGSDKKLVDQVIADYQTAPVSDKLKALLTIARHVQQDARTVSDELVAEARRQGANDRDIHDTVLIAATFCLFNRYVDGLATLTPDPSAYEAMGERMGTIGYVMPHVSAPVDSSK, via the coding sequence CTGACAACCACTAAAACGGTCAAGTTTATGGCACATATACAAGTTCCCGAAGGTGTTCCCGGCATTCGCAGCCTGGTTATGTACCGGCCCGATACGGGCGAGCATCTATACGCACTGGCGCAGGCGTTGTTGCGCAACGAATCGCCGTTGAGCGAAGCCGAGCGCGAGTTGATTGCAACGTTTGTTTCGTCGTTGAACAACTGCAACTTCTGCGCCGGGAGCCACGCGGCTGCGGCCCGTTTCCTGTTTGGTTCGGACAAGAAGTTGGTCGATCAGGTCATTGCGGATTATCAAACCGCGCCCGTTTCCGACAAATTAAAAGCGTTGCTGACCATTGCTCGGCATGTACAGCAGGATGCCCGCACGGTTTCGGACGAACTGGTGGCCGAAGCGCGTCGGCAGGGGGCAAACGACCGTGATATCCACGACACGGTGTTGATTGCGGCCACGTTCTGTTTGTTCAACCGCTACGTCGATGGTTTAGCCACGTTAACGCCGGACCCTTCCGCCTATGAAGCGATGGGCGAACGAATGGGCACGATCGGTTACGTCATGCCCCACGTTTCTGCGCCGGTAGATAGTTCGAAGTAG